Proteins co-encoded in one Falco rusticolus isolate bFalRus1 chromosome 14, bFalRus1.pri, whole genome shotgun sequence genomic window:
- the ZMYM3 gene encoding zinc finger MYM-type protein 3 isoform X2, producing the protein MDSSEFSGSLEPLSLPDKPLIGDLPADMEFGEDLLGSQTASTQEVSVLQPPDWDPSKQMTVDADLDLLVKADSLPELNKSNDLVLDKPSVLDMLEKPDVLDELDKTADLMELDKSEGLDGLYKAHPSQDVEDGPVDSALSREALVPETWKEGEDAPKNDSGDLKEDGAAAIPALSDDNAPELPPQAIPDSGSLSSAPATEEITAQSSSPPMAPPQLTLKQTKKTRLKAPRKSSPTQREGLAGEAEVELSPDNNSAALPPEPTEENQAEEGDDSGKNSLKESSVLKAQEASPPAGEGLPGKGSELPAEKEQKRSERARRSEAARPETVNSSESIPVSDEDSDAMVDDPNDEDFVPFRTRRSTRMSLRTQMAQRAARSTVTKMTCANCRTPLQKGQTAYQRKGLPQLFCSSSCLTTFSKKPPGKKICTFCKKEIWNTKDSVVAQIGSGASFHEFCTSVCLSLYEAQQHRPAPQSADASDTSHCSVCHKPGEIQHEVSNGNVVHRICSDACFTKFRATKGLKTNCCDNCGLYIYNKGLPLEYLFHEGQQKRFCNSACLNSYKKKNTRVYPCMWCKTLCKNFDMLPNVDRSGKMGLFCSICCTTSHKVKQSGLIGPPRPCSFCRKSLSEPCYYNKTDRVVYQFCSPSCWTKFQRTSPEGGIHLNCHYCHNLFSGKPEILDWQDKVYQFCCKDCCEDFKRLRGVVSQCEHCKQEKLLHEKIRFSGVEKNFCSEGQTSEPKPPAPSSQKAETNMLSAKTSSAQMSPAAPPPPPPPVPATPRKNKAAMCKPLMQNRGVSCKLEMKSKGCQTEADWKPQVIVLPIPVPIFVPVPMHMYCQKVPVPFSMPVPVPVPMFLPTTLESTDKIVETIEELKVKIPSNPLEADILAMAEMIAEAEELDKASSDLCDLVSNQSAEGLLEDCDLFGPARDDVLAMAVKMANVLDEPGQDLEADFPKNPLDINPSVDFLFDCGLVAPDEVSTEQDLPRAVRKGQKRLVLSESCSRDSVSSQPTCTVLNYSYGVNAWKSWVQAKYAGGETSKGEELRFGPKPMRIKEDILACTAAELNYGLAQFVKEITRPNGERYEPDSIYYLCLGIQQYLLENNRMVNIFTDLYYLTFVQELNKSLSGWQPTILPNNTVFSRVEEEHLWECKQLGVYSPFVLLNTLMFFNTKFFGLQTAEEHMQLSFTNVVRQSRKCTTARGMTKVVSIRYYAPAKQKKGRDGGSGKRKREEEVPMLEQRENRMNPLRCPVKFYEFYLSKCPESLRNRNDVFYLQPERSCIAESPLWYSVIPMDRSMLESMLNRILAVREIYEEHSRFSGLEDDMD; encoded by the exons ATGGATTCCAGTGAATTTTCAGGATCTTTGGAGCCCCTGTCCTTGCCTGACAAACCGCTTATTGGTGATCTACCTGCTGACATGGAGTTCGGTGAAGATCTCCTGGGCTCCCAAACAGCTTCTACCCAGGAAGTTTCAGTTCTTCAGCCCCCTGACTGGGATCCATCCAAACAGATGACTGTAGATGCGGACTTGGACCTTCTAGTGAAAGCAGACAGCCTGCCTGAACTAAACAAATCGAACGACCTCGTTCTAGATAAACCTAGTGTCTTGGATATGCTGGAGAAACCTGATGTCTTAGATGAATTGGATAAAACTGCTGACTTGATGGAGCTAGATAAATCAGAGGGTCTGGATGGGCTGTATAAGGCACATCCTTCCCAGGATGTGGAGGATGGACCGGTGGACTCAGCCCTCTCTAGAGAAGCCCTTGTTCCAGAAACatggaaagaaggggaagatgCACCAAAAAATGATTCTGGGGACCTAAAGGAAGATGGTGCTGCTGCTATTCCTGCACTATCTGATGACAATGCCCCTGAATTACCCCCCCAGGCCATTCCTGACTCTGGGAGCCTCAGCAGTGCCCCAGCCACAGAAGAAATCACAGCACAATCCTCAAGTCCACCAATGGCCCCCCCTCAACTCACTCTTAAACAGACAAAGAAGACTAGGTTGAAGGCACCAAGGAAAAGCTCACCCACACAGAGggaagggctggcaggggaagCAGAGGTGGAACTGAGCCCAGACAACAATTCTGCAGCTTTGCCCCCTGAGCCCACAGAGGAAAAccaggcagaggaaggggatGATAGTGGGAAAAACTCGCTTAAAGAAAGTAGTGTACTGAAAGCACAGGAAGCCTCACCACCAGCAG GAGAAGGCCTGCCTGGGAAGGGAAGCGAGCTGCCAGCTGAGAAG GAGCAGAAAAGAAGTGAACGAGCCAGAAGATCAGAAGCTGCCAGGCCTGAAACTGTGAACTCCTCTGAGAGCA ttcCAGTCTCTGATGAAGACTCTGATGCAATGGTGGATGATCCCAACGACGAGGATTTTGTTCCTTTTCGTACCAGACGCTCAACTCGCATGTCTTTACGCACTCAGATGGCTCAGCGAGCTGCCCGCTCTACTGTCACCAAGATGACTTGTGCCAACTGCCGAACCCCACTGCAGAAGGGGCAAACTGCCTACCAGCGTAAAGGGCTCCCTCAGCTCTTCTGTTCCAGCTCCTGTCTCACCAccttctcaaaaaaaccacCTGGCAAGAAGATATGCACCTTCTGTAAAAA GGAGATCTGGAACACCAAGGACTCTGTGGTTGCCCAGATCGGTTCAGGTGCCTCTTTCCATGAGTTCTGCACCTCTGTCTGCCTCTCCCTCTATGAGGCCCAGCAGCATAGACCAGCACCTCAGTCCGCAGATGCCTCGGACACCAGCCACTGCAGCGTCTGCCACAAACCTGGCGAG ATCCAGCATGAGGTCAGCAATGGGAATGTGGTTCACCGCATCTGCAGCGACGCCTGCTTCACCAAGTTCCGGGCCACCAAGGGGCTGAAAACCAATTGCTGTGACAATTGTGGACTTTACATCTATAACAAGGGCTTGCCTCTGGAGTACCTCTTCCACGAAGGCCAGCAAAAACGCTTCTGCAACTCTGCCTGTCTCAACAGTTACAAGAAG AAGAACACTCGGGTCTACCCTTGCATGTGGTGCAAGACGCTGTGTAAGAACTTCGACATGCTGCCTAACGTGGACCGCAGTGGCAAGATGGGCCTGTTCTGCTCCATTTGCTGCACTACCTCCCACAAAGTGAAGCAGTCAGGCTTGATTG GTCCCCCTAGAccctgcagcttctgcagaaagagTTTGTCTGAACCCTGCTATTACAACAAGACAGACCGGGTTGTCTACCAgttctgcagccccagctgctggacCAAATTCCAG CGCACCAGCCCGGAAGGTGGGATCCACCTCAATTGCCATTATTGCCACAATCTTTTCAGCGGGAAGCCAGAGATCCTAGACTGGCAG GACAAGGTGTATCAGTTCTGCTGCAAGGACTGCTGCGAGGACTTCAAGCGGCTGCGCGGGGTGGTGTCTCAGTGTGAGCACTGCAagcaggagaagctgctgcacGAGAAGATCCGCTTCTCTGGAGTGGAGAAGAACTTCTGCAGCGAAG GTCAGACGTCAGAGCCAAAACCACCTGCCCCTTCCTCACAGAAGGCGGAGACTAACATG CTGTCAGCAAAGACCTCCTCAGCCCAGATGTCTCCAGCTGCaccacctcccccaccccctccagtTCCAGCCACCCCTCGGAAAAACAAAGCTGCCATGTGTAAACCACTGATGCAGAACCGGGGTGTTTCCTGCAAGTTAGAAATGAAGTCCAAAGGATGTCAGACAG AGGCTGACTGGAAGCCCCAGGTGATTGTGTTGCCAATCCCCGTCCCGATCTTCGTGCCTGTGCCTATGCATATGTACTGCCAGAAAGTACCTGTGCCTTTCTCCATGCCTGTCCCG gTACCTGTGCCAATGTTCCTGCCCACCACGCTGGAGAGCACAGATAAGATTGTGGAGACCATTGAGGAGCTGAAGGTGAAGATCCCCTCCAATCCCCTGGAGGCTGACATCCTGGCCATGGCTGAGATGATTGCAGAGGCTGAGGAACTGGACAAGGCCTCCTCGGACCTGTGCG ACCTGGTGAGCAACCAGAGTGCAGAGGGTCTCCTGGAGGACTGTGATCTGTTTGGACCGGCACGGGACGATGTGTTGGCTATGGCTGTCAAGATGGCAAATGTCCTCGATGAGCCGGGCCAGGACCTGGAGGCTGACTTCCCTAAGA ACCCCCTGGACATCAACCCCAGTGTGGACTTCCTCTTTGACTGTGGGCTGGTGGCACCAGATGAGGTGTCCACAGAGCAAGATCTGCCTCGTGCTGTCCGAAAG GGGCAGAAGCGTCTGGTGCTCTCCGAAAGCTGTTCCCGGGACTCAGTGAGCAGCCAGCCCACCTGCACAGTGCTGAACTACTCATACGGTGTGAATGCCTGGAAGTCCTGGGTGCAAGCCAAGTATGCAGGGGGAGAGACCAGCAAGGGAGAGGAGCTACGCTTTGGCC CCAAGCCCATGAGGATCAAAGAAGATATCTTGgcctgcacagcagctgagctcAACTATGGCCTGGCCCAGTTTGTTAAGGAGATAACACGGCCCAATGGGGAGCGCTACGAACCAGACAGCATCTATTACCTCTGCCTTGGCATCCAGCAG TACCTGCTCGAGAACAATCGTATGGTGAATATATTTACAGACCTTTACTACCTGACCTTCGTGCAGGAGCTGAACAAGTCCCTGAGTGGCTGGCAACCCACAATCTTACCAAATA ACACAGTTTTCTCACGTGTTGAGGAGGAGCACCTCTGGGAGTGCAAGCAGCTGGGCGTTTACTCACCCTTTGTGCTCCTCAACACCCTCATGTTCTTCAACACCAAGTTCTTTGGGCTGCAGACGGCGGAGGAGCACATGCAGCTCTCCTTCACCAATGTGGTGCGCCAGTCCCGCAAGTGCACCACGGCCCGTGGCATGACAAAGGTGGTGAGCATCCGCTACTACGCTCCTGCCAAGCAGAAGAAAGGCCGAG aTGGAGGCTCTGGAAAGCGGAAGCGCGAGGAGGAGGTACCAATGCTGGAGCAACGGGAGAACAGGATGAACCCCCTCCGATGCCCAGTCAAGTTCTATGAGTTTTATCTCTCCAAATG TCCTGAGAGTTTGCGGAACCGCAATGACGTCTTCTACCTGCAGCCCGAACGGTCGTGCATCGCTGAGTCCCCGCTCTGGTACTCTGTCATCCCCATGGACCGGAGCATGCTGGAGAGCATGCTGAACCGCATCCTGGCTGTGAGGGAGATCTATGAGGAGCACAGTCGGTTCAGTGGCCTGGAGGATGACATGGACTAA
- the ZMYM3 gene encoding zinc finger MYM-type protein 3 isoform X1 — protein MDSSEFSGSLEPLSLPDKPLIGDLPADMEFGEDLLGSQTASTQEVSVLQPPDWDPSKQMTVDADLDLLVKADSLPELNKSNDLVLDKPSVLDMLEKPDVLDELDKTADLMELDKSEGLDGLYKAHPSQDVEDGPVDSALSREALVPETWKEGEDAPKNDSGDLKEDGAAAIPALSDDNAPELPPQAIPDSGSLSSAPATEEITAQSSSPPMAPPQLTLKQTKKTRLKAPRKSSPTQREGLAGEAEVELSPDNNSAALPPEPTEENQAEEGDDSGKNSLKESSVLKAQEASPPAGEGLPGKGSELPAEKEQKRSERARRSEAARPETVNSSESIPVSDEDSDAMVDDPNDEDFVPFRTRRSTRMSLRTQMAQRAARSTVTKMTCANCRTPLQKGQTAYQRKGLPQLFCSSSCLTTFSKKPPGKKICTFCKKEIWNTKDSVVAQIGSGASFHEFCTSVCLSLYEAQQHRPAPQSADASDTSHCSVCHKPGEIQHEVSNGNVVHRICSDACFTKFRATKGLKTNCCDNCGLYIYNKGLPLEYLFHEGQQKRFCNSACLNSYKKKNTRVYPCMWCKTLCKNFDMLPNVDRSGKMGLFCSICCTTSHKVKQSGLIGPPRPCSFCRKSLSEPCYYNKTDRVVYQFCSPSCWTKFQRTSPEGGIHLNCHYCHNLFSGKPEILDWQDKVYQFCCKDCCEDFKRLRGVVSQCEHCKQEKLLHEKIRFSGVEKNFCSEGCVLLYKQDFTKNLGLCCITCTYCSQTCQRAVTEQLEGSTWDFCSEDCKSKYLLWYFKAARCHACKRQGKLLETIHWRGQIKHFCNQQCLLRFYNQQNQPNLDTQKGPESLLNSQTSEPKPPAPSSQKAETNMLSAKTSSAQMSPAAPPPPPPPVPATPRKNKAAMCKPLMQNRGVSCKLEMKSKGCQTEADWKPQVIVLPIPVPIFVPVPMHMYCQKVPVPFSMPVPVPVPMFLPTTLESTDKIVETIEELKVKIPSNPLEADILAMAEMIAEAEELDKASSDLCDLVSNQSAEGLLEDCDLFGPARDDVLAMAVKMANVLDEPGQDLEADFPKNPLDINPSVDFLFDCGLVAPDEVSTEQDLPRAVRKGQKRLVLSESCSRDSVSSQPTCTVLNYSYGVNAWKSWVQAKYAGGETSKGEELRFGPKPMRIKEDILACTAAELNYGLAQFVKEITRPNGERYEPDSIYYLCLGIQQYLLENNRMVNIFTDLYYLTFVQELNKSLSGWQPTILPNNTVFSRVEEEHLWECKQLGVYSPFVLLNTLMFFNTKFFGLQTAEEHMQLSFTNVVRQSRKCTTARGMTKVVSIRYYAPAKQKKGRDGGSGKRKREEEVPMLEQRENRMNPLRCPVKFYEFYLSKCPESLRNRNDVFYLQPERSCIAESPLWYSVIPMDRSMLESMLNRILAVREIYEEHSRFSGLEDDMD, from the exons ATGGATTCCAGTGAATTTTCAGGATCTTTGGAGCCCCTGTCCTTGCCTGACAAACCGCTTATTGGTGATCTACCTGCTGACATGGAGTTCGGTGAAGATCTCCTGGGCTCCCAAACAGCTTCTACCCAGGAAGTTTCAGTTCTTCAGCCCCCTGACTGGGATCCATCCAAACAGATGACTGTAGATGCGGACTTGGACCTTCTAGTGAAAGCAGACAGCCTGCCTGAACTAAACAAATCGAACGACCTCGTTCTAGATAAACCTAGTGTCTTGGATATGCTGGAGAAACCTGATGTCTTAGATGAATTGGATAAAACTGCTGACTTGATGGAGCTAGATAAATCAGAGGGTCTGGATGGGCTGTATAAGGCACATCCTTCCCAGGATGTGGAGGATGGACCGGTGGACTCAGCCCTCTCTAGAGAAGCCCTTGTTCCAGAAACatggaaagaaggggaagatgCACCAAAAAATGATTCTGGGGACCTAAAGGAAGATGGTGCTGCTGCTATTCCTGCACTATCTGATGACAATGCCCCTGAATTACCCCCCCAGGCCATTCCTGACTCTGGGAGCCTCAGCAGTGCCCCAGCCACAGAAGAAATCACAGCACAATCCTCAAGTCCACCAATGGCCCCCCCTCAACTCACTCTTAAACAGACAAAGAAGACTAGGTTGAAGGCACCAAGGAAAAGCTCACCCACACAGAGggaagggctggcaggggaagCAGAGGTGGAACTGAGCCCAGACAACAATTCTGCAGCTTTGCCCCCTGAGCCCACAGAGGAAAAccaggcagaggaaggggatGATAGTGGGAAAAACTCGCTTAAAGAAAGTAGTGTACTGAAAGCACAGGAAGCCTCACCACCAGCAG GAGAAGGCCTGCCTGGGAAGGGAAGCGAGCTGCCAGCTGAGAAG GAGCAGAAAAGAAGTGAACGAGCCAGAAGATCAGAAGCTGCCAGGCCTGAAACTGTGAACTCCTCTGAGAGCA ttcCAGTCTCTGATGAAGACTCTGATGCAATGGTGGATGATCCCAACGACGAGGATTTTGTTCCTTTTCGTACCAGACGCTCAACTCGCATGTCTTTACGCACTCAGATGGCTCAGCGAGCTGCCCGCTCTACTGTCACCAAGATGACTTGTGCCAACTGCCGAACCCCACTGCAGAAGGGGCAAACTGCCTACCAGCGTAAAGGGCTCCCTCAGCTCTTCTGTTCCAGCTCCTGTCTCACCAccttctcaaaaaaaccacCTGGCAAGAAGATATGCACCTTCTGTAAAAA GGAGATCTGGAACACCAAGGACTCTGTGGTTGCCCAGATCGGTTCAGGTGCCTCTTTCCATGAGTTCTGCACCTCTGTCTGCCTCTCCCTCTATGAGGCCCAGCAGCATAGACCAGCACCTCAGTCCGCAGATGCCTCGGACACCAGCCACTGCAGCGTCTGCCACAAACCTGGCGAG ATCCAGCATGAGGTCAGCAATGGGAATGTGGTTCACCGCATCTGCAGCGACGCCTGCTTCACCAAGTTCCGGGCCACCAAGGGGCTGAAAACCAATTGCTGTGACAATTGTGGACTTTACATCTATAACAAGGGCTTGCCTCTGGAGTACCTCTTCCACGAAGGCCAGCAAAAACGCTTCTGCAACTCTGCCTGTCTCAACAGTTACAAGAAG AAGAACACTCGGGTCTACCCTTGCATGTGGTGCAAGACGCTGTGTAAGAACTTCGACATGCTGCCTAACGTGGACCGCAGTGGCAAGATGGGCCTGTTCTGCTCCATTTGCTGCACTACCTCCCACAAAGTGAAGCAGTCAGGCTTGATTG GTCCCCCTAGAccctgcagcttctgcagaaagagTTTGTCTGAACCCTGCTATTACAACAAGACAGACCGGGTTGTCTACCAgttctgcagccccagctgctggacCAAATTCCAG CGCACCAGCCCGGAAGGTGGGATCCACCTCAATTGCCATTATTGCCACAATCTTTTCAGCGGGAAGCCAGAGATCCTAGACTGGCAG GACAAGGTGTATCAGTTCTGCTGCAAGGACTGCTGCGAGGACTTCAAGCGGCTGCGCGGGGTGGTGTCTCAGTGTGAGCACTGCAagcaggagaagctgctgcacGAGAAGATCCGCTTCTCTGGAGTGGAGAAGAACTTCTGCAGCGAAG GGTGTGTGCTTCTTTACAAACAGGATTTCACCAAGAACCTGGGCCTGTGCTGCATCACCTGCACCTACTGTTCTCAGACCTGCCAGCGGGCGGTCACCGAGCAGCTGGAGGGCAGCACCTGGGACTTCTGTAGTGAAGACTGCAAAAGCAAATACTTGCTCTGGTACTTCAAG GCAGCTCGGTGCCATGCCTGCAAACGTCAGGGGAAGCTGCTGGAAACCATCCACTGGCGGGGGCAAATCAAACACTTCTGCAACCAGCAGTGTCTGCTGCGATTTTACAATCAACAGAACCAGCCCAACCTGGACACGCAGAAGGGGCCCGAGAGCCTGCTGAACA GTCAGACGTCAGAGCCAAAACCACCTGCCCCTTCCTCACAGAAGGCGGAGACTAACATG CTGTCAGCAAAGACCTCCTCAGCCCAGATGTCTCCAGCTGCaccacctcccccaccccctccagtTCCAGCCACCCCTCGGAAAAACAAAGCTGCCATGTGTAAACCACTGATGCAGAACCGGGGTGTTTCCTGCAAGTTAGAAATGAAGTCCAAAGGATGTCAGACAG AGGCTGACTGGAAGCCCCAGGTGATTGTGTTGCCAATCCCCGTCCCGATCTTCGTGCCTGTGCCTATGCATATGTACTGCCAGAAAGTACCTGTGCCTTTCTCCATGCCTGTCCCG gTACCTGTGCCAATGTTCCTGCCCACCACGCTGGAGAGCACAGATAAGATTGTGGAGACCATTGAGGAGCTGAAGGTGAAGATCCCCTCCAATCCCCTGGAGGCTGACATCCTGGCCATGGCTGAGATGATTGCAGAGGCTGAGGAACTGGACAAGGCCTCCTCGGACCTGTGCG ACCTGGTGAGCAACCAGAGTGCAGAGGGTCTCCTGGAGGACTGTGATCTGTTTGGACCGGCACGGGACGATGTGTTGGCTATGGCTGTCAAGATGGCAAATGTCCTCGATGAGCCGGGCCAGGACCTGGAGGCTGACTTCCCTAAGA ACCCCCTGGACATCAACCCCAGTGTGGACTTCCTCTTTGACTGTGGGCTGGTGGCACCAGATGAGGTGTCCACAGAGCAAGATCTGCCTCGTGCTGTCCGAAAG GGGCAGAAGCGTCTGGTGCTCTCCGAAAGCTGTTCCCGGGACTCAGTGAGCAGCCAGCCCACCTGCACAGTGCTGAACTACTCATACGGTGTGAATGCCTGGAAGTCCTGGGTGCAAGCCAAGTATGCAGGGGGAGAGACCAGCAAGGGAGAGGAGCTACGCTTTGGCC CCAAGCCCATGAGGATCAAAGAAGATATCTTGgcctgcacagcagctgagctcAACTATGGCCTGGCCCAGTTTGTTAAGGAGATAACACGGCCCAATGGGGAGCGCTACGAACCAGACAGCATCTATTACCTCTGCCTTGGCATCCAGCAG TACCTGCTCGAGAACAATCGTATGGTGAATATATTTACAGACCTTTACTACCTGACCTTCGTGCAGGAGCTGAACAAGTCCCTGAGTGGCTGGCAACCCACAATCTTACCAAATA ACACAGTTTTCTCACGTGTTGAGGAGGAGCACCTCTGGGAGTGCAAGCAGCTGGGCGTTTACTCACCCTTTGTGCTCCTCAACACCCTCATGTTCTTCAACACCAAGTTCTTTGGGCTGCAGACGGCGGAGGAGCACATGCAGCTCTCCTTCACCAATGTGGTGCGCCAGTCCCGCAAGTGCACCACGGCCCGTGGCATGACAAAGGTGGTGAGCATCCGCTACTACGCTCCTGCCAAGCAGAAGAAAGGCCGAG aTGGAGGCTCTGGAAAGCGGAAGCGCGAGGAGGAGGTACCAATGCTGGAGCAACGGGAGAACAGGATGAACCCCCTCCGATGCCCAGTCAAGTTCTATGAGTTTTATCTCTCCAAATG TCCTGAGAGTTTGCGGAACCGCAATGACGTCTTCTACCTGCAGCCCGAACGGTCGTGCATCGCTGAGTCCCCGCTCTGGTACTCTGTCATCCCCATGGACCGGAGCATGCTGGAGAGCATGCTGAACCGCATCCTGGCTGTGAGGGAGATCTATGAGGAGCACAGTCGGTTCAGTGGCCTGGAGGATGACATGGACTAA